Proteins encoded within one genomic window of Streptomyces kaniharaensis:
- a CDS encoding alpha/beta fold hydrolase: MSTPPFLTLPRCARALRLETARGDFAALRAEPDGPLRGSALLVPGFTGSKEDFVALLEPLAAAGYRVTAVDQRGQYETGGPDDPAAYAVEALGADVRALTEALAADGGPLHLLGHSFGGQVVREAVLAAGAEGPLPWRSLTLMSTGPGAIDPAEAARTKLLLDALPVLSLEEIWQVMQQMDEGSGDRRQRPSADVAEFLHRRWVAGVPRALTVTGGHLIAARDRVDELAAAVAGLPGLPVLVLSGVRDYAWPVPEQTRMAERLGARRVVVEDAGHSPNAEQPAATAEALAAFWA; encoded by the coding sequence ATGAGCACGCCGCCGTTCCTCACCCTCCCCCGTTGTGCCCGTGCGCTGCGGTTGGAGACCGCGCGGGGCGACTTCGCGGCGCTGCGGGCGGAGCCGGACGGGCCGCTGCGGGGGTCGGCGCTGCTGGTGCCCGGGTTCACCGGCAGCAAGGAGGACTTCGTCGCGCTGCTGGAGCCGCTGGCGGCGGCCGGGTACCGGGTCACCGCCGTCGACCAGCGCGGGCAGTACGAGACCGGCGGGCCGGACGATCCGGCCGCGTACGCCGTCGAGGCGCTGGGCGCGGACGTCCGGGCGCTCACCGAGGCGCTGGCGGCCGACGGCGGGCCGCTGCACCTGCTGGGGCACTCCTTCGGCGGGCAGGTGGTCCGGGAGGCCGTCCTCGCCGCCGGGGCCGAGGGCCCGCTGCCGTGGCGCTCGCTGACGCTGATGTCCACCGGCCCCGGCGCGATCGACCCGGCCGAGGCGGCCCGCACCAAGCTGCTGCTGGACGCGCTGCCGGTGCTGAGCCTGGAGGAGATCTGGCAGGTCATGCAGCAGATGGACGAGGGCAGCGGCGACCGGAGGCAGCGCCCGTCCGCCGACGTCGCCGAGTTCCTGCACCGCCGCTGGGTGGCCGGCGTGCCGCGCGCGCTGACCGTCACCGGCGGCCATCTGATCGCCGCCCGGGACCGGGTGGACGAGCTGGCCGCCGCCGTGGCCGGGCTGCCCGGACTGCCCGTGCTGGTGCTCTCCGGGGTGCGGGACTACGCGTGGCCGGTGCCGGAGCAGACCCGGATGGCGGAGCGCCTGGGCGCCCGCCGGGTGGTCGTCGAGGACGCCGGCCACTCCCCCAACGCCGAGCAGCCGGCCGCCACCGCCGAGGCGCTGGCCGCCTTCTGGGCCTGA
- a CDS encoding DEAD/DEAH box helicase — protein MTLPVALTGHDVIGQAKTGTGKTLGFGLPLIERVVVRADVDAGRATEDELSDAPQALIVVPTRELCTQVTNDLQTAGKVRDVRVLAVYGGRAYEPQVEALSKGVDIVVGTPGRLLDLAGQKKLNLSKVRALVLDEADEMLDLGFLPDVEKIITMLPAKRQTLLFSATMPGQVINLARRYMSQPTHIRATAPDDTGSTVANIEQHIFRAHSLDKVEMVSRILQAEGRGLAMIFCRTKRTAADVSDQLTQRGFAAGAVHGDLGQGAREQALRAFRNGKVDVLVCTDVAARGIDVEGVTHVINYQCPEDEKTYLHRIGRTGRAGASGTAVTLVDWDDIPRWQLINKALDLPFNDPEETYSTSAHLYELLKIAPGTKGVLPRSERTRAGLGAEEVEDLGETGGRGARSGRGRGARGGSGRSDAAAAEAVEEKPRRTRERRRTRRGSTVGAEGEAVAVVEAAEVETPAVEGAEGEAAPRRRRRRSRGGAAAEAAVVETPAAETLAEAPAEEKPAARTRTRTRKPKAEAAAEVPAAEAVAEAPAEEKPAARRTRTRKPKAAEAVVEAVTDAPAEKKPATRARKPKAAAESAPEAPAAEADAAAEVPAPRRRTRARKVAAAAETTPES, from the coding sequence ATGACCCTGCCGGTCGCGCTGACCGGCCACGACGTCATCGGCCAGGCCAAGACCGGCACCGGCAAGACCCTCGGCTTCGGCCTCCCGCTGATCGAGCGGGTCGTCGTGCGCGCCGACGTGGACGCCGGCCGGGCCACCGAGGACGAACTCTCCGACGCCCCGCAGGCGCTGATCGTCGTCCCGACCCGCGAGCTGTGCACCCAGGTCACCAACGACCTGCAGACCGCCGGCAAGGTCCGCGACGTCCGGGTGCTCGCCGTCTACGGCGGCCGGGCGTACGAGCCGCAGGTCGAGGCGCTCAGCAAGGGCGTCGACATCGTGGTCGGCACCCCGGGCCGCCTGCTCGACCTGGCCGGCCAGAAGAAGCTGAACCTGTCCAAGGTCCGCGCGCTGGTCCTCGACGAGGCCGACGAGATGCTCGACCTTGGCTTCCTGCCGGACGTCGAGAAGATCATCACCATGCTGCCGGCCAAGCGGCAGACCCTGCTGTTCTCGGCCACCATGCCGGGCCAGGTGATCAACCTCGCCCGCCGGTACATGAGCCAGCCCACCCACATCCGGGCCACCGCCCCGGACGACACCGGCTCGACCGTCGCCAACATCGAGCAGCACATCTTCCGCGCGCACTCGCTGGACAAGGTCGAGATGGTCTCGCGCATCCTGCAGGCCGAGGGCCGCGGGCTGGCGATGATCTTCTGCCGGACCAAGCGCACCGCCGCCGACGTCTCCGACCAGCTGACCCAGCGCGGCTTCGCGGCCGGCGCCGTCCACGGCGACCTCGGCCAGGGCGCCCGCGAGCAGGCCCTGCGGGCCTTCCGCAACGGCAAGGTCGACGTGCTGGTCTGCACCGACGTCGCCGCCCGCGGCATCGACGTCGAGGGCGTCACGCACGTCATCAACTACCAGTGCCCCGAGGACGAGAAGACCTACCTGCACCGGATCGGCCGCACCGGCCGGGCCGGCGCCTCCGGCACGGCCGTCACCCTGGTCGACTGGGACGACATCCCGCGCTGGCAGCTGATCAACAAGGCGCTGGACCTGCCGTTCAACGACCCGGAGGAGACCTACTCCACCTCGGCGCACCTGTACGAGCTGCTGAAGATCGCGCCGGGCACCAAGGGTGTTCTGCCGCGTTCGGAGCGGACCCGGGCCGGGCTCGGCGCGGAGGAGGTCGAGGACCTCGGCGAGACCGGCGGGCGCGGGGCGCGCTCCGGCCGCGGCCGCGGCGCGCGCGGCGGCTCCGGGCGCTCCGACGCTGCCGCCGCCGAGGCGGTCGAGGAGAAGCCGCGCCGTACCCGCGAGCGCCGGCGGACCCGCCGGGGCAGCACGGTCGGCGCCGAGGGCGAGGCCGTTGCCGTGGTCGAGGCCGCTGAGGTCGAGACTCCGGCCGTCGAGGGCGCCGAGGGCGAGGCCGCGCCGCGCCGTCGCCGCCGCCGCTCGCGCGGTGGTGCCGCGGCCGAGGCCGCGGTCGTCGAGACCCCGGCTGCCGAGACCCTCGCCGAGGCCCCGGCCGAGGAGAAGCCCGCCGCGCGGACCCGGACCCGCACGCGCAAGCCGAAGGCGGAGGCCGCCGCGGAGGTTCCGGCCGCCGAGGCCGTCGCCGAGGCCCCGGCCGAGGAGAAGCCGGCCGCGCGCCGTACCCGGACGCGCAAGCCCAAGGCGGCGGAGGCCGTCGTCGAGGCGGTCACGGACGCGCCGGCCGAGAAGAAGCCGGCGACCCGGGCCCGCAAGCCCAAGGCCGCCGCGGAGAGCGCCCCGGAGGCCCCGGCCGCCGAGGCCGACGCCGCCGCCGAGGTCCCGGCCCCGCGCCGCCGCACCCGCGCCCGCAAGGTCGCCGCCGCTGCGGAGACCACCCCGGAGAGCTGA
- a CDS encoding ferritin-like fold-containing protein: METHGETQDAAGSIGDWASCSADPGYRAAVLDLLGALAYGELSAFERLAEDAKLAPDLADKAALARMASAEFQHYQRLHDRLAEIGADPQEAMRPFVEPLELFHRMTAPSDWLEGLVKAYVGDAIATDFYREVAVRLDDDTRELVLGVMSDTGHAQFAVDKVRQAIEADPRAGGRLALWGRRLMGEALSQAQRVVAERDALSNLLVGGVQVQGFDLVEVGKMFNRITEAHTKRMAALGLAS, translated from the coding sequence ATGGAGACCCATGGTGAGACGCAGGACGCGGCCGGCTCGATCGGGGACTGGGCGAGCTGCTCGGCCGACCCGGGCTACCGCGCGGCCGTGCTGGACCTGCTCGGCGCGCTCGCGTACGGCGAGCTGAGCGCCTTCGAGCGGCTCGCCGAGGACGCCAAGCTGGCGCCCGACCTCGCCGACAAGGCGGCGCTGGCCCGGATGGCCTCCGCCGAGTTCCAGCACTACCAGCGGCTGCACGACCGGCTGGCCGAGATCGGCGCGGACCCGCAGGAGGCGATGCGGCCGTTCGTCGAGCCGCTGGAGCTGTTCCACCGGATGACCGCGCCCTCGGACTGGCTGGAGGGCCTGGTCAAGGCCTACGTCGGCGACGCGATCGCGACCGACTTCTACCGCGAGGTGGCGGTCCGGCTCGACGACGACACCCGCGAGCTGGTCCTCGGCGTCATGTCCGACACCGGCCACGCCCAGTTCGCCGTCGACAAGGTGCGCCAGGCGATCGAGGCGGACCCGCGGGCCGGCGGCCGGCTGGCGCTGTGGGGCCGGCGGCTGATGGGCGAGGCACTGAGCCAGGCCCAGCGGGTGGTCGCCGAGCGGGACGCGCTGTCGAACCTGCTGGTCGGCGGCGTCCAGGTGCAGGGCTTCGACCTGGTCGAGGTCGGCAAGATGTTCAACCGGATCACCGAGGCGCACACCAAGCGCATGGCCGCCCTCGGCCTGGCCAGCTGA
- a CDS encoding DUF3107 domain-containing protein — translation MEVKIGVQNAPREIVIESSQTADEVESAVAKALEGTSKLFSLADEHGRRIIVPAERLAYVEIGEQAARKVGFGTA, via the coding sequence GTGGAGGTCAAGATCGGCGTGCAGAACGCGCCGCGCGAGATCGTGATCGAGAGCTCGCAGACTGCCGATGAGGTCGAGAGCGCGGTCGCCAAGGCGCTGGAGGGCACTTCGAAGCTCTTCTCGCTGGCCGACGAGCACGGCCGCCGCATCATCGTCCCGGCCGAGCGCCTGGCGTACGTGGAGATCGGCGAGCAGGCCGCCCGCAAGGTCGGCTTCGGCACCGCCTGA
- a CDS encoding TetR/AcrR family transcriptional regulator, protein MTAIQEAQERPRGARLPRSARREQLLGAAQEVFVAQGYHAAAMDDIADRAGVSKPVLYQHFPGKLELYLALLDKHCDALVESTREALSTTTDNKQRVAATMDAYFNYVSGESGAFRLVFESDLTNEPAVRERVERASEASATLVSKVIQEDTDLPESESKLLAAGVCGLAQITARYWLSQGLEIPRDEAARLVASLAWRGLKGFPMHPGMEPAEGSSEQR, encoded by the coding sequence GTGACGGCCATCCAGGAGGCGCAGGAGCGCCCGCGCGGTGCCCGCCTGCCGCGAAGCGCCCGCCGTGAACAACTGCTCGGTGCCGCCCAGGAGGTGTTCGTCGCGCAGGGTTACCACGCGGCCGCCATGGACGACATCGCCGACCGCGCCGGGGTCAGCAAGCCGGTGCTGTACCAGCACTTCCCCGGGAAGCTGGAGCTCTACCTGGCGCTGCTCGACAAGCACTGCGACGCCCTGGTCGAGTCGACCCGCGAGGCGCTGTCCACCACCACTGACAACAAGCAGCGCGTGGCCGCGACGATGGACGCGTACTTCAACTACGTCTCCGGCGAGTCCGGCGCCTTCCGGCTGGTCTTCGAGTCGGACCTGACCAACGAGCCGGCCGTGCGCGAGCGGGTCGAGCGCGCCTCCGAGGCGAGCGCGACGCTGGTCAGCAAGGTGATCCAGGAGGACACCGACCTGCCCGAGTCCGAGTCCAAGCTGCTCGCCGCCGGCGTCTGCGGGCTGGCGCAGATCACCGCCCGCTACTGGCTCTCCCAGGGCCTGGAGATCCCCCGCGACGAGGCGGCCCGGCTGGTCGCCAGCCTTGCCTGGCGCGGCCTGAAGGGCTTCCCGATGCACCCCGGCATGGAGCCGGCGGAGGGTTCGTCCGAGCAGCGGTGA
- a CDS encoding alpha/beta fold hydrolase: MSSAEQQIRTVEVPGAVVAVHRPAGEGGADGREPGLFVHGLGGSAGNWTALMDLLADRIDGEAVDLPGFGASAPPADGNLSLSGHVRAVIGYLEASGRGPVHLFGNSLGGAVAVRLAALRPDLVRSLTLVSPALPELAPQRSAWPTVLLAMPGVPALMRRLPANRRGPEQAADGLLRLVYGDPDGLSAATRAEAVAEYRRRLTVPYAMQALVGSARGIVSAYTERGDQALWRQAAQVEAPVLLVYGLRDKLVSYRSARRACAAFADARLLVLPESGHVAMMEHPEQVAREVRELLGGDGR, encoded by the coding sequence ATGAGCAGCGCTGAGCAGCAGATACGGACGGTCGAGGTCCCCGGTGCGGTGGTCGCGGTGCACCGCCCGGCCGGCGAGGGCGGGGCGGACGGGCGCGAGCCCGGGCTGTTCGTGCACGGGCTCGGCGGCTCGGCCGGCAACTGGACGGCCCTCATGGACCTGCTCGCCGACCGGATCGACGGCGAGGCGGTCGACCTGCCCGGCTTCGGCGCCTCCGCGCCGCCCGCCGACGGCAACCTCAGCCTCTCCGGCCACGTCCGCGCGGTGATCGGCTACCTGGAGGCCTCCGGGCGCGGGCCGGTGCACCTGTTCGGCAACTCGCTCGGCGGCGCGGTCGCCGTCCGGCTCGCCGCGCTCCGCCCCGACCTGGTCCGCAGCCTCACCCTGGTCTCGCCCGCGCTGCCCGAGCTGGCGCCGCAGCGCAGCGCCTGGCCGACCGTGCTGCTCGCGATGCCCGGGGTGCCCGCGCTGATGCGCCGGCTCCCGGCGAACCGGCGCGGTCCGGAGCAGGCCGCCGACGGCCTGCTCCGGCTGGTCTACGGGGACCCGGACGGGCTGTCCGCCGCCACCCGGGCCGAGGCGGTGGCCGAGTACCGGCGCCGGCTGACGGTGCCGTACGCGATGCAGGCGCTGGTCGGCTCCGCGCGCGGGATCGTCTCGGCGTACACCGAGCGCGGCGACCAGGCACTGTGGCGGCAGGCCGCGCAGGTCGAGGCGCCGGTGCTGCTGGTGTACGGGCTGCGCGACAAGCTGGTCTCGTACCGCTCGGCGCGGCGGGCCTGCGCGGCCTTCGCGGACGCCCGGCTGCTGGTGCTGCCCGAGTCGGGGCACGTGGCGATGATGGAGCACCCCGAGCAGGTGGCGCGCGAGGTGCGGGAGCTGCTCGGCGGCGACGGCCGGTAA
- a CDS encoding DUF3492 domain-containing protein, translating to MRVALLTESARPYPKRGAGGWCDRLVEGLPEHDFELYLLTGPAGPPGVADRLSPAWRGVRELALRGRRPGGRAPGALRRRRYVRAYEELVRALVLPAERAGFGPGLYRLAALAREDGGLPAFLASGHARRTLERVWRLPGADTSAGQPLVCDVLVAADLLEQFLRPLSAPWYGNGPGGLGRADLCHVVGGGPAALPALAARHLHGVPFVVTEHGLHLRQQYLGHCEAPYGWPVRALLLAFFRALAEETYRQAAILTPGSGHDQQWQRRCGADPARTRVVYEGTPAVARPAAGPEPDAPTLVWAGALEPGRDPGLMLHAFALVRAELPAARLVIHGEEAAPGYRAHCAELAERLGVAAAVDFAGRPGSLAEAWQSGTVAVFSALSPRRPRLLADAMLSGRAVVSTDVGAAREVVGPTGLLVPPRDPRALAGACLALLRDEERRARLGLAGRLRVQERFAVEPVIGAFREIYLEVVSQFPAFPDGAGGGATGEPPRPFARPAEFWLADGLRGGPEDRGAADPDDGSGGDGAQERPGALAEAL from the coding sequence GTGCGCGTCGCCTTGCTTACCGAGAGTGCTCGTCCATATCCGAAGCGTGGCGCCGGGGGCTGGTGCGACCGGCTGGTCGAGGGCTTGCCGGAGCACGACTTCGAGCTGTACCTGCTGACCGGCCCGGCCGGCCCCCCGGGGGTCGCGGACCGGCTGTCGCCCGCCTGGCGCGGGGTGCGCGAACTGGCGCTGCGGGGGCGCCGGCCGGGCGGGCGGGCACCGGGCGCGCTCCGCAGACGGCGCTACGTGCGGGCGTACGAGGAGCTGGTGCGCGCGCTGGTGCTGCCGGCGGAGCGCGCCGGTTTCGGGCCCGGGCTGTACCGGCTCGCCGCGCTCGCCCGCGAGGACGGCGGCCTGCCCGCCTTCCTGGCCTCCGGGCACGCCCGCCGCACCCTGGAGCGGGTCTGGCGACTGCCCGGCGCGGACACCTCGGCCGGGCAACCGCTGGTCTGCGACGTGCTGGTCGCCGCCGACCTGCTGGAACAGTTCCTGCGCCCGCTGTCCGCGCCCTGGTACGGCAACGGGCCCGGCGGCCTCGGCCGCGCCGACCTCTGCCACGTCGTGGGCGGCGGCCCGGCCGCGCTGCCCGCCCTGGCGGCCAGGCACCTGCACGGAGTGCCGTTCGTGGTCACCGAGCACGGACTGCACCTGCGCCAGCAGTACCTCGGCCACTGCGAGGCGCCGTACGGATGGCCGGTCCGGGCGCTGCTGCTGGCGTTCTTCCGGGCGCTCGCCGAGGAGACGTACCGGCAGGCCGCGATACTCACCCCCGGCAGCGGCCACGACCAGCAGTGGCAGCGCCGGTGCGGTGCCGACCCGGCTCGCACCCGGGTGGTGTACGAGGGGACGCCCGCCGTGGCCCGCCCGGCGGCCGGGCCCGAGCCGGACGCGCCGACCCTGGTGTGGGCGGGCGCCCTGGAACCCGGCCGGGACCCGGGACTCATGCTGCACGCCTTCGCGCTGGTCCGGGCCGAACTGCCGGCCGCCCGACTGGTGATCCACGGCGAGGAGGCGGCGCCCGGCTACCGCGCACACTGCGCGGAGCTCGCGGAGCGGCTCGGGGTGGCCGCGGCGGTGGACTTCGCCGGACGGCCCGGCTCGCTCGCCGAGGCCTGGCAGAGCGGCACCGTGGCCGTCTTCTCCGCGCTCTCGCCGCGCCGCCCGCGGCTGCTCGCGGACGCCATGCTGAGCGGCCGGGCGGTGGTGTCGACGGACGTCGGCGCGGCCCGCGAGGTGGTCGGCCCGACCGGGCTGCTGGTGCCCCCGCGCGACCCGCGCGCCCTGGCCGGCGCCTGCCTGGCGCTGCTGCGCGACGAGGAACGGCGGGCCCGCCTCGGGCTGGCCGGACGGCTGCGAGTGCAGGAACGCTTCGCCGTCGAGCCGGTGATCGGCGCCTTCCGGGAGATCTACCTGGAGGTGGTCTCGCAGTTCCCGGCCTTCCCGGACGGCGCGGGCGGCGGCGCGACCGGCGAGCCGCCCCGGCCGTTCGCCCGGCCCGCCGAGTTCTGGCTCGCGGACGGGCTGCGCGGCGGCCCCGAGGACCGGGGAGCGGCGGATCCGGACGACGGGAGCGGCGGCGACGGTGCGCAGGAGCGACCCGGCGCCCTCGCGGAGGCGCTCTGA
- a CDS encoding NAD-dependent epimerase/dehydratase family protein, with protein MRVLLLGADGFIGRRVSDRLLMDRELQVTVLGRRDSADIRFDLTTGSPGALARFLDAVAPQVVINCAGATYGSSRTLIRANTLAVATVCEAIRRSREPARLVHVGSAAEYGPVPGGVPVSEHAEPRPVGPYGVSKLAGTELVLASGLDAAVLRVFDVVGPGSPTASLFGRLAEGLRRALERDESQVRMPDLSGYRDFVDVRDVARAIQAAAVSAATGVVNIGSGHAVRARDAAQLLVRASGFEGAIVEENRQVMLPAQAVGTGGDHLPGHHLPGHRPEGPRAEGRAPSGEPVPWRQADVRTARDRLGWRTQVPLEESLGDVWLETACRV; from the coding sequence ATGAGGGTGCTGCTGCTGGGCGCCGACGGCTTCATCGGCCGCCGGGTCTCCGACCGTCTGCTCATGGACCGGGAGTTGCAGGTGACGGTGCTCGGCCGGCGCGACTCGGCCGACATCCGCTTCGACCTGACCACCGGCAGCCCGGGCGCGCTGGCGCGCTTCCTGGACGCCGTCGCGCCCCAGGTGGTGATCAACTGTGCGGGCGCCACCTACGGCAGCTCGCGCACCCTGATCCGGGCGAACACGCTGGCCGTCGCCACGGTCTGCGAGGCGATCCGGCGCAGCCGGGAGCCGGCCCGGCTGGTGCACGTCGGCTCGGCGGCCGAGTACGGGCCGGTGCCCGGCGGGGTGCCGGTGTCGGAGCACGCCGAGCCGCGGCCGGTCGGCCCGTACGGGGTGTCCAAGCTGGCCGGGACGGAGCTGGTGCTGGCCTCCGGGCTGGACGCGGCGGTGCTGCGGGTGTTCGACGTGGTGGGCCCGGGCTCGCCGACCGCCTCGCTGTTCGGGCGGCTCGCCGAGGGACTGCGCCGGGCGCTGGAGCGGGACGAGTCCCAGGTGCGGATGCCGGACCTGTCCGGATACCGGGATTTCGTGGACGTGCGGGACGTCGCTCGGGCGATCCAGGCGGCGGCGGTGTCGGCCGCCACCGGGGTGGTCAACATCGGCAGCGGGCACGCCGTGCGGGCCCGGGACGCGGCCCAGCTGCTGGTCCGGGCGTCGGGCTTCGAGGGGGCCATCGTGGAGGAGAACCGGCAGGTCATGCTGCCCGCGCAGGCCGTCGGAACGGGCGGCGACCACCTGCCCGGACACCACCTGCCGGGCCACCGGCCGGAGGGGCCGCGGGCGGAGGGCCGGGCCCCGTCGGGCGAGCCGGTGCCGTGGCGACAGGCGGACGTGCGCACCGCCCGCGACCGTCTCGGCTGGCGGACACAGGTGCCGCTGGAGGAGTCACTCGGGGACGTCTGGCTGGAGACGGCCTGCCGGGTCTGA
- the moeZ gene encoding adenylyltransferase/sulfurtransferase MoeZ: protein MSLPPLVEPADELTVDEVRRYSRHLIIPDVGMAGQKRLKNAKVLCVGAGGLGSPALMYLAAAGVGTLGIVEFDVVDESNLQRQIIHGQSDVGRPKAESARDSVKEINPYVDVVIHDERLDNSNVMEIFSGYDLIVDGTDNFATRYLVNDAAVLLGKPYVWGSIYRFDGQASVFWAEHGPCYRCLYPEAPPPGMVPSCAEGGVLGVLCASIGSIQVTEAIKLLAGVGDPLVGRLMIYDALEMNYRQVKVRKDPNCAVCGENPTVTELIDYEAFCGVVSEEAQAAAAGSTITSQQLKQWQDDEEDIFLIDVREPGEYEIVNIPGAVLIPKNEFLMGDALERLPQDRKIVLHCKSGVRSAEVLAVVKAAGFANAVHLGGGVLGWVNQIEPHKPVY, encoded by the coding sequence GTGTCGCTGCCACCCCTGGTCGAGCCGGCTGACGAGCTCACCGTTGACGAGGTTCGCAGGTACTCCCGCCACCTGATCATCCCCGACGTCGGGATGGCCGGGCAGAAGCGGCTGAAGAACGCCAAGGTGCTGTGTGTCGGCGCCGGCGGCCTCGGCTCGCCCGCGCTGATGTACCTCGCCGCGGCCGGTGTCGGCACGCTGGGCATCGTCGAGTTCGACGTGGTCGACGAGTCGAACCTGCAGCGCCAGATCATCCACGGCCAGTCGGACGTCGGCCGCCCCAAGGCCGAGTCGGCGCGGGACTCCGTGAAGGAGATCAACCCCTACGTCGACGTGGTCATCCACGACGAGCGCCTCGACAACTCCAACGTCATGGAGATCTTCTCCGGCTACGACCTGATCGTGGACGGCACCGACAACTTCGCCACCCGCTACCTGGTGAACGACGCCGCGGTGCTGCTCGGCAAGCCGTACGTGTGGGGCTCGATCTACCGCTTCGACGGCCAGGCCAGCGTGTTCTGGGCCGAGCACGGCCCCTGCTACCGCTGCCTCTACCCGGAGGCGCCGCCGCCGGGCATGGTCCCGTCCTGCGCCGAGGGCGGCGTGCTGGGCGTGCTGTGCGCGTCCATCGGCTCGATCCAGGTCACCGAGGCGATCAAGCTGCTGGCGGGCGTGGGCGACCCGCTGGTCGGCCGGCTGATGATCTACGACGCCCTGGAGATGAACTACCGCCAGGTGAAGGTCCGCAAGGACCCGAACTGCGCCGTCTGCGGTGAGAACCCGACGGTCACCGAGCTGATCGACTACGAGGCCTTCTGCGGCGTCGTGTCGGAGGAGGCGCAGGCCGCCGCCGCCGGTTCGACCATCACCTCGCAGCAGCTCAAGCAGTGGCAGGACGACGAGGAGGACATCTTCCTGATCGACGTCCGCGAGCCCGGCGAGTACGAGATCGTCAACATCCCCGGCGCGGTGCTGATCCCGAAGAACGAGTTCCTCATGGGCGACGCCCTGGAGCGGCTGCCGCAGGACCGGAAGATCGTGCTGCACTGCAAGTCGGGCGTGCGCTCGGCCGAGGTGCTGGCCGTGGTGAAGGCGGCGGGCTTCGCCAACGCCGTCCACCTCGGCGGCGGTGTGCTCGGCTGGGTGAACCAGATCGAGCCGCACAAGCCGGTCTACTGA
- a CDS encoding IS30 family transposase, which produces MDFEIRKDRTAQGPVKLRREREAYSRLMQQGYTNTEACRIVGIARRTGQKWRHGRGAEQRQKAAPPIRMVVPPSGVSRYLSEDERIHIADRLREKATVRAIAAELGRSPSTISREIRRNRTEGTRGQWHYRPHAAQARADARRPRPKARKITENPELHAAVQAMLDEQWSPEQICHALRRQFPDRPEMHVVHETVYQALYVQGRGELRRELAGALRSGRARRRPQRQANCRRSRFTDPMVMISERPAEAEDRAVPGHWEGDLILGKEHKSAIGTLVERSTRYVMLLHLPGDHTAETVRDALVATARTLPVQLKRSLTWDQGSEMARHAEFSLATDIPVYFCDPASPWQRGSNENTNGLLRQYFPKGTDLSVHTPEHLAAVADQLNRRPRKTLGWETPAERLAKLLAA; this is translated from the coding sequence TTGGACTTCGAGATCCGCAAGGACCGGACGGCCCAGGGGCCTGTGAAGCTGCGCCGGGAACGGGAGGCATACTCCCGGCTCATGCAGCAGGGCTACACGAACACCGAGGCGTGCCGGATCGTCGGCATCGCCCGCCGGACCGGCCAGAAGTGGCGTCACGGCCGCGGAGCCGAGCAGCGGCAGAAGGCGGCACCACCGATTCGCATGGTGGTGCCGCCTTCCGGTGTCTCCCGGTATCTGAGCGAGGACGAGCGGATCCACATCGCCGACCGGCTGCGGGAGAAGGCCACCGTGCGGGCCATCGCCGCGGAGCTGGGCCGCAGTCCGTCCACCATCAGCCGGGAGATCCGCCGCAACCGCACCGAGGGCACTCGCGGGCAGTGGCACTACCGTCCGCACGCCGCCCAGGCCAGGGCGGACGCTCGCCGGCCCCGCCCCAAGGCCCGCAAGATCACCGAGAACCCCGAGCTGCACGCCGCCGTCCAGGCGATGCTGGACGAGCAGTGGAGCCCGGAGCAGATCTGCCACGCTCTACGTCGACAGTTCCCCGACCGGCCGGAGATGCACGTGGTCCACGAGACCGTCTACCAGGCGCTCTACGTCCAGGGCCGCGGCGAGCTGCGGCGCGAGCTCGCCGGTGCCCTGCGCTCAGGCCGGGCCCGCCGCAGGCCCCAGCGGCAGGCCAACTGCCGGCGTTCCCGCTTCACCGACCCGATGGTCATGATCAGCGAGCGCCCCGCCGAGGCCGAGGACCGGGCCGTCCCCGGCCACTGGGAGGGCGATCTGATCCTCGGCAAGGAGCACAAGTCCGCGATCGGCACCCTGGTCGAGCGTTCGACCCGCTACGTGATGCTGCTGCACCTGCCCGGCGACCACACCGCCGAGACCGTCCGCGACGCCCTAGTGGCCACCGCCCGGACACTCCCGGTCCAGCTGAAGCGGTCCCTGACCTGGGACCAGGGCAGCGAGATGGCCAGGCACGCGGAGTTCAGCCTGGCCACCGACATCCCGGTCTACTTCTGCGACCCGGCCAGTCCCTGGCAGCGCGGCTCCAACGAGAACACGAACGGCCTGCTGCGGCAGTACTTCCCCAAGGGCACCGACCTGTCGGTCCACACGCCCGAGCACCTGGCCGCCGTCGCCGACCAGCTCAACCGCCGCCCACGCAAAACGCTCGGCTGGGAAACCCCAGCCGAGCGTCTGGCTAAACTCCTCGCGGCCTAG